Proteins encoded in a region of the Ursus arctos isolate Adak ecotype North America unplaced genomic scaffold, UrsArc2.0 scaffold_2, whole genome shotgun sequence genome:
- the TNFSF18 gene encoding tumor necrosis factor ligand superfamily member 18: MSLSHMEDMPLSHSSPQGTPRTSWKQWFLYSTIVPLLLLCSFSTLILTFLPLKTASEPCIAKFGPFPLKWQMTCPKLPCVNKTADEKLEILQNGLYLIYGQVAPNTTYKEPAPFEVRLCKNEDIIQALTNNSKIQNVGGTYEFHAGDILELIYNSDHQVLKNNTYWGILLLANPHYNS; the protein is encoded by the exons ATGAGTTTGAGCCACATGGAAGATATGCCTTTAAGCCATTCAAGTCCTCAAGGGACACCCAGAACATCCTGGAAGCAATGGTTCCTCTACTCAACAATAGTTCCTTTGCTGTTGCTTTGCTCCTTCAGTACACTAATTCTTACTTTTCTTCCACTCAAG acTGCCAGTGAGCCCTGCATAGCTAAATTTG GACCATTCCCTTTAAAATGGCAAATGACTTGTCCTAAGCTTCCTTGTGTGAATAAGACAGCTGATGAGAAACTGGAGATACTTCAGAATGGCTTGTATCTAATTTATGGACAAGTGGCTCCCAATACAACCTACAAGGAACCAGCTCCTTTTGAGGTGCGGCTATGTAAAAATGAAGACATCATACAAGCTCTAACAAACAActctaaaattcaaaatgtagGAGGGACTTATGAATTCCATGCTGGAGATATACTAGAGTTGATATACAACTCTGACCATCAGgttctaaaaaataatacatactggGGGATCTTATTGCTAGCAAATCCCCACTACAACTCCTAG